One window of the Manihot esculenta cultivar AM560-2 chromosome 14, M.esculenta_v8, whole genome shotgun sequence genome contains the following:
- the LOC110631169 gene encoding uncharacterized protein LOC110631169, giving the protein MISHFLSTKIAALHSRKTREKHKKVEEKSHPPRKFYCGPLEPCIYLRRGSPPCYTIHSIHIISYQIQVLRRSCQNLRETHILYQKLLILSPLLNYFLQMKPSLVVLFLLLLSFLLHEAQGIRLEKGFMQAGHQKIHEDKSSLIERSNSAAFGEVILCKEARCTGMNRKLTTVTTSTPPPIAATTTKNDENLEEKANQLTPKGRSSDGEIGRKREKFTISSSPTSEHQEVTHEDQFVYIMDYSPAKRKPPIHN; this is encoded by the exons ATGATTAGTCATTTCCTTTCAACAAAAATAGCAGCACTTCACAGTAGAAAGACAAGGGAAAAACACAAGAAAGTGGAAGAAAAATCCCATCCCCCAAGAAAATTTTATTGTGGGCCCTTAGAACCATGTATATATTTAAGGAGGGGATCACCCCCATGCTATACAATTCACTCCATTCATATTATCTCCTATCAGATTCAAGTTTTAAGGAGGAGTTGCCAAAATTTAAGAGAAACCCACATTCTGTACCAGAAACTTTTAATTCTCAGTCCtcttctcaattattttctccAAATGAAGCCTTCTTTAGTAGTACTCTTTCTTCTGCTTTTGTCCTTTCTTCTGCATGAGGCTCAAG GGATTCGCTTGGAAAAGGGATTTATGCAAGCTGGGCATCAAAAAATCCAT GAGGACAAGAGTTCTTTGATAGAAAGAAGCAATAGTGCTGCTTTTGGAGAGGTTATTCTCTGCAAAGAAGCGCGTTGTACAG GAATGAATAGAAAACTTACTACTGTGACCACCTCTACTCCTCCTCCCATCGCCGCCACCACCACCAAG AATGATGAAAACCTAGAAGAAAAAGCGAATCAATTGACGCCAAAGGGAAGATCAAGTGATGGAGAAATAGGTCGGAAACGAGAGAAATTCACCATAAGCTCTTCGCCAACTTCTGAGCACCAAGAGGTGACCCACGAAGATCAGTTTGTTTACATTATGGACTACTCTCCAGCAAAGAGAAAGCCTCCAATACACAACTAA
- the LOC110631119 gene encoding protein CHLORORESPIRATORY REDUCTION 6, chloroplastic has product MTVSCLIVLQQHTCAFKRDLQLSSMATTIKPFFPHFASPKQIIASNSPRISCKPISDSVANLSVSRLVRQYGQVAVSVSFNPSGNFELSLFDDEDDSTSASPPMPPTEDRFNVVIDNDVISRLDLSPFHKVTGINSPSSAEPKEFLERTIGFTINYKREDPRDPRELSEFPDVRLWFVRLDATYPWLPVLLDWRAGELARYAAMLVPHQMNMKMGIVFNPEALELFIMKKVFIVYSWLKQHNVPKPRLKTSDMARMLGFGIGDELFDLVDQSPPAS; this is encoded by the exons ATGACAGTTTCTTGTTTAATTGTCCTGCAGCAACACACTTGCGCTTTCAAGAGAGACCTCCAATTGTCTTCCATGGCTACCACCATCAAACCCTTTTTTCCACATTTTGCTTCTCCTAAACAGATTATTGCCTCTAACTCTCCAAGGATTTCATGTAAACCCATCTCAGATTCAGTGGCTAATTTGTCCGTTTCTCGCTTGGTTAGACAGTATGGTCAAGTTGCAGTCTCTGTTTCGTTCAATCCGTCGGggaattttgaactttctttatTTGATGATGAAGATG ATTCCACTTCAGCTTCACCTCCAATGCCCCCAACTGAGGATCGATTCAATGTTGTTATTGACAATGATGTTATTAGCCGTCTGGATTTATCCCCTTTCCACAAGGTTACAGGAATTAATTCACCTTCCTCAG CTGAGCCTAAAGAGTTTCTTGAACGTACAATTGGATTCACCATTAACTATAAAAGAGAAGATCCACGTGATCCTCGAGAACTATCAGAATTCCCTGATGTAAGGCTCTGGTTTGTGAGACTTGATGCTACTTATCCTTGGCTACCTGTCTTGTTGGATTGGAGAGCTGGAGAGCTTGCCCGTTATGCAGCCATGTTAGTCCCTCACCAG ATGAATATGAAAATGGGTATTGTTTTTAATCCTGAGGCATTGGAATTGTTTATCATGAAGAAAGTTTTCATTGTATATTCTTGGTTAAAGCAGCATAATGTTCCGAAGCCTAGACTGAAGACGAGTGACATGGCCAGGATGCTTGGATTTGGGATTGGAGATGAACTTTTTGACTTGGTAGATCAATCCCCACCTGCTTCATAA
- the LOC110600307 gene encoding probable flavin-containing monooxygenase 1 isoform X1 yields the protein MAKKVAIIGAGASGLLACKYTLAKGLHPIIFEAEEAIGGVWTRTLASTKLQNTRETYRFSDFPWPASVNDKHPSQSQVLNYLESYAQHFGIFPYIKFNSRVIGINYVGESCEEMESWVLWSGNGNPFGSKGKWLVRVENVKDCRTEVYQVEFVILCIGLYSGCPNIPDFPPDQGPEMFNGKVMHSMEYSAMDNLKAIEFIKRKRITIIGSQKTALDIAAECANINGFQYPCTMIQRTARWQIHGENICGINLGFLYLNRFSEFLIHKPGETFLLSLLATLLSPLRWGISKFLECYLRWKLPLKKYGIIPKSSFLQDISSCRTCKLPENFYDKVEEGSIIIKKANSFSFCKQGLIIDRESQPLETDLVIFATGFKGEEKIRNIFESPFLQKCITGSKARISLYRQVIHPRIPQLAVIGYAESLSYLYATEIRCRWLAEFLDGKFELPHVTEMEKQVSIWENFMKKHNGNSRRECISNIHIWGNDQLCKDMGCEPRRKRGFFADLFLPYGPTDYVELC from the exons ATGGCGAAAAAGGTGGCAATCATTGGAGCAGGAGCAAGTGGGCTTCTTGCATGCAAGTACACCCTGGCAAAGGGTCTTCATCCGATAATCTTTGAAGCTGAAGAAGCCATTGGAGGAGTTTGGACTCGTACTCTAGCTTCAACGAAGCTCCAGAATACCAGAGAAACTTACAGATTTTCTGATTTTCCCTGGCCTGCATCTGTAAATGACAAGCATCCAAGTCAGAGTCAAGTACTTAACTATCTTGAATCATATGCACAACATTTTGGCATCTTTCCTTACATAAAGTTCAATTCCAGGGTCATTGGCATTAACTATGTTGGAGAGTCTTGTGAAGAGATGGAGTCTTGGGTTCTATGGAGTGGAAATGGTAACCCTTTTGGATCTAAAGGGAAATGGCTCGTCAGAGTTGAAAATGTCAAAGATTGCAGAACTGAG GTGTACCAGGTTGAGTTTGTAATTCTTTGTATTGGGCTGTACAGTGGTTGTCCAAACATCCCAGATTTTCCTCCAGATCAAGGCCCAGAAATGTTCAATGGTAAGGTGATGCATTCAATGGAATATTCTGCAATGGACAATCTCAAAGCTATAGAGTTCATCAAAAGAAAGAGAATTACAATCATTGGCTCACAGAAAACTGCACTAGATATTGCAGCAGAATGTGCAAATATAAACg GATTTCAGTACCCTTGTACGATGATTCAAAGAACTGCTCGTTGGCAAATCCATGGTGAGAATATATGTGGTATCAACCTTGGTTTCTTGTACTTGAATCGTTTCTCTGAGTTCTTGATTCATAAGCCTGGAGAAACATTTCTGCTCAGCTTGTTGGCCACCTTGCTCTCACCACTG AGATGGGGAATATCGAAATTCCTTGAATGTTATCTAAGATGGAAACTCCCATTAAAGAAATATGGAATAATACCCAAATCCAGCTTCTTACAAGACATCTCTTCATGTCGAACATGCAAGCTGCCTGAAAACTTCTACGATAAAGTTGAAGAAGGAAGCATCATTATAAAGAAAGCAAATAGTTTTAGCTTCTGTAAACAAGGTCTGATTATCGACCGAGAGTCTCAGCCACTAGAAACAGACCTTGTTATTTTTGCCACAGGATTTAAGGGAGAAGAAAAGATAAGAAACATTTTTGAATCTCCATTCCTTCAGAAATGCATCACAGGGTCAAAAGCCAGAATTTCTCTTTACAG ACAAGTGATTCATCCTCGGATTCCACAACTGGCTGTAATAGGATATGCAGAAAGTCTGTCATATCTGTATGCAACAGAAATTAGATGTAGGTGGCTAGCAGAGTTTCTTGATGGAAAATTTGAGCTGCCACATGTAACTGAGATGGAGAAGCAAGTTTCAATATgggaaaattttatgaaaaaacacAATGGTAATTCTAGGAGAGAATGTATTAGTAACATTCATATATGGGGCAATGATCAATTATGCAAGGACATGGGATGTGAACCCAGAAGAAAAAGAGGATTTTTTGCAGACTTGTTTCTGCCATATGGTCCAACAGATTATGTAGAGCTGTGTTGA
- the LOC110600307 gene encoding probable flavin-containing monooxygenase 1 isoform X2 has translation MTSIQVRVKVIGINYVGESCEEMESWVLWSGNGNPFGSKGKWLVRVENVKDCRTEVYQVEFVILCIGLYSGCPNIPDFPPDQGPEMFNGKVMHSMEYSAMDNLKAIEFIKRKRITIIGSQKTALDIAAECANINGFQYPCTMIQRTARWQIHGENICGINLGFLYLNRFSEFLIHKPGETFLLSLLATLLSPLRWGISKFLECYLRWKLPLKKYGIIPKSSFLQDISSCRTCKLPENFYDKVEEGSIIIKKANSFSFCKQGLIIDRESQPLETDLVIFATGFKGEEKIRNIFESPFLQKCITGSKARISLYRQVIHPRIPQLAVIGYAESLSYLYATEIRCRWLAEFLDGKFELPHVTEMEKQVSIWENFMKKHNGNSRRECISNIHIWGNDQLCKDMGCEPRRKRGFFADLFLPYGPTDYVELC, from the exons ATGACAAGCATCCAAGTCAGAGTCAA GGTCATTGGCATTAACTATGTTGGAGAGTCTTGTGAAGAGATGGAGTCTTGGGTTCTATGGAGTGGAAATGGTAACCCTTTTGGATCTAAAGGGAAATGGCTCGTCAGAGTTGAAAATGTCAAAGATTGCAGAACTGAG GTGTACCAGGTTGAGTTTGTAATTCTTTGTATTGGGCTGTACAGTGGTTGTCCAAACATCCCAGATTTTCCTCCAGATCAAGGCCCAGAAATGTTCAATGGTAAGGTGATGCATTCAATGGAATATTCTGCAATGGACAATCTCAAAGCTATAGAGTTCATCAAAAGAAAGAGAATTACAATCATTGGCTCACAGAAAACTGCACTAGATATTGCAGCAGAATGTGCAAATATAAACg GATTTCAGTACCCTTGTACGATGATTCAAAGAACTGCTCGTTGGCAAATCCATGGTGAGAATATATGTGGTATCAACCTTGGTTTCTTGTACTTGAATCGTTTCTCTGAGTTCTTGATTCATAAGCCTGGAGAAACATTTCTGCTCAGCTTGTTGGCCACCTTGCTCTCACCACTG AGATGGGGAATATCGAAATTCCTTGAATGTTATCTAAGATGGAAACTCCCATTAAAGAAATATGGAATAATACCCAAATCCAGCTTCTTACAAGACATCTCTTCATGTCGAACATGCAAGCTGCCTGAAAACTTCTACGATAAAGTTGAAGAAGGAAGCATCATTATAAAGAAAGCAAATAGTTTTAGCTTCTGTAAACAAGGTCTGATTATCGACCGAGAGTCTCAGCCACTAGAAACAGACCTTGTTATTTTTGCCACAGGATTTAAGGGAGAAGAAAAGATAAGAAACATTTTTGAATCTCCATTCCTTCAGAAATGCATCACAGGGTCAAAAGCCAGAATTTCTCTTTACAG ACAAGTGATTCATCCTCGGATTCCACAACTGGCTGTAATAGGATATGCAGAAAGTCTGTCATATCTGTATGCAACAGAAATTAGATGTAGGTGGCTAGCAGAGTTTCTTGATGGAAAATTTGAGCTGCCACATGTAACTGAGATGGAGAAGCAAGTTTCAATATgggaaaattttatgaaaaaacacAATGGTAATTCTAGGAGAGAATGTATTAGTAACATTCATATATGGGGCAATGATCAATTATGCAAGGACATGGGATGTGAACCCAGAAGAAAAAGAGGATTTTTTGCAGACTTGTTTCTGCCATATGGTCCAACAGATTATGTAGAGCTGTGTTGA